A window of the Glaciimonas sp. CA11.2 genome harbors these coding sequences:
- a CDS encoding DUF3304 domain-containing protein, with amino-acid sequence MRAIIQSNLTNVAFIKWSVLITSALVLTACGTTSHTTLQAAKLKRAVFVTIPSTAVSMSCVNHTNGYIHSYAVQEPLTMARDMKYSFNCWPHEMGSSIVAAGFLLPDQWQPGMKVKVRWNRPIKGEDNWIEKTTTIPRYESPGKLYVHFFKNDEVRVVSSPNHGARNRNHPILMNITIAPPEEE; translated from the coding sequence ATGCGCGCAATTATCCAATCTAATCTAACGAACGTCGCTTTCATTAAGTGGTCGGTATTAATCACCTCCGCCCTTGTTCTCACTGCTTGCGGCACGACGTCTCACACGACCTTGCAAGCAGCAAAACTCAAACGTGCGGTATTCGTTACTATTCCATCGACAGCTGTGTCAATGTCCTGTGTAAATCACACGAATGGGTACATTCACTCGTATGCAGTCCAAGAGCCGCTTACGATGGCAAGGGACATGAAGTACTCCTTTAATTGCTGGCCGCATGAAATGGGCAGTTCAATCGTTGCGGCTGGTTTCTTGCTGCCAGATCAATGGCAGCCAGGAATGAAAGTTAAAGTCCGCTGGAATCGGCCAATCAAAGGCGAAGATAACTGGATAGAAAAGACCACCACGATTCCAAGATATGAAAGTCCAGGAAAACTCTATGTGCACTTTTTTAAAAATGATGAGGTTCGTGTTGTTTCATCTCCGAATCATGGCGCTCGCAATCGTAATCATCCCATTTTAATGAACATCACCATCGCCCCACCGGAGGAAGAGTAA
- a CDS encoding DUF3304 domain-containing protein has protein sequence MHLMIQSAPWTFASIKWAILLTSTLCFTACGTTSHTTSQAAKPRRPVFVPIPSTPAPMSCANHTNGYIHSYAVQEPRTMARDMKYSFNCFPNEMGNSIVAAGFLLPDQWQPGMKVKVRWKPNAHDWIEKTTTIPRYDRVGTLFVHFFDNDEVRVVSAFYFPRSTLHPILSNVTTAPPEVE, from the coding sequence ATGCACCTAATGATCCAATCTGCGCCATGGACATTCGCCTCCATTAAATGGGCGATATTACTCACTAGCACGCTCTGCTTCACTGCTTGCGGCACGACGTCGCACACGACCTCGCAAGCAGCAAAACCCAGACGGCCCGTATTCGTGCCGATTCCCTCAACCCCGGCTCCAATGTCATGCGCAAATCACACGAATGGGTACATTCACTCGTATGCAGTCCAGGAGCCCCGCACGATGGCAAGAGACATGAAGTACTCCTTCAATTGCTTTCCGAATGAAATGGGTAACTCAATCGTTGCGGCTGGTTTCTTGCTACCTGATCAATGGCAGCCAGGAATGAAAGTTAAAGTTCGCTGGAAACCTAATGCGCACGACTGGATCGAGAAAACCACCACGATTCCACGATACGACAGAGTTGGAACACTTTTTGTCCACTTTTTTGACAACGATGAAGTGCGCGTGGTGTCAGCGTTCTATTTTCCAAGAAGTACCCTTCATCCCATTCTCAGCAATGTCACAACAGCCCCGCCCGAGGTAGAATAA
- a CDS encoding DUF3304 domain-containing protein gives MHTFVQSALTNIACIKWSLLITAAVGLTACGTTPHKTSQAAKPKRPVFVPIPSTAVSMSCANHTDAYIDSYAVQEPRTMARDMMYSFNCWPHEMGTSIAALGFTLPDQWQPGMKVKVRWNRPIKGEENWIEKTTTIPRYNRVGTLFVHFFENDEVRVVSAFYFPRSTLHPILSNVTTAPPEVE, from the coding sequence ATGCACACATTTGTCCAATCTGCACTAACGAACATCGCTTGCATTAAATGGTCGCTGTTAATCACGGCCGCAGTCGGCCTCACTGCTTGTGGCACCACGCCACACAAAACCTCGCAAGCAGCAAAACCCAAACGTCCCGTATTCGTGCCGATTCCATCGACAGCTGTGTCAATGTCCTGTGCAAATCATACTGATGCATATATCGATTCCTATGCAGTTCAGGAACCTCGCACGATGGCAAGGGACATGATGTACTCCTTTAATTGCTGGCCTCATGAAATGGGCACCTCTATCGCAGCACTTGGTTTCACGCTACCTGATCAATGGCAGCCGGGAATGAAAGTTAAAGTTCGCTGGAATCGGCCAATCAAAGGGGAAGAAAACTGGATAGAAAAGACCACCACGATTCCACGGTACAACAGAGTCGGAACACTTTTTGTCCATTTTTTTGAAAACGATGAAGTGCGTGTCGTGTCAGCGTTCTATTTTCCAAGAAGTACCCTTCATCCCATTCTCAGCAATGTCACAACAGCCCCGCCCGAGGTAGAGTAA
- a CDS encoding DUF2235 domain-containing protein: MHAMIQSAPLIISDNVEKEMTPATADLCSLILKKGRPTKNIPWCQQYINIGVFFDGTDNNRYRDEPLQSHTNIVKLFNAHKSADGQGWMNAPGHYRIYVPGLGTPFLENDEWRETMEGKAFGKGGQARILYALLQVFNAVHQAFNNDRPMFWPKDITAKLQKYTREIDTGDPLRDAHEPRPDRRSWFKGLSDELDIALRLARKDRPLPKIPKISLSVFGFSRGAMQARAFCYWFNDLLVKDGTFAGMPASIEFLGLFDCVASTGMSQSAAETTPAFWADGHWAWANETLSPLPACVEQTVHYSAGHELRRNFPLTRVQGKNVTEVIYPGVHADVGGGYAPGDHGRGIKNGKGELDMLLSQVPLAHMYLAASKAGVPLVNYCVMESDLKEDYAISPKLAIAWNDYMAAGKTEFEGDPERKIVPTFHSIVRQHMRLYYSFRRLRLEGLTNSVGYNRANQQEQHNMQSYNALLKGDVKLLTKRAQLAADERNGRDSFGRDVHGRPSLRFAAEDHGVANAWQLRLARSGVPPESNELWALGEMTKAAVPQNAPFLVLLEEYIHDSLANFYLAGYTTLEEKSEALLKMAIAYHDSGKAPSTPYRSRVWQNYQKGIKDNPQLDAILQSRVDTLEAADNMSNYRNGEIDPQTRRPYAYYRADKIQARQSARQQTIFSKDEQATLARFYPLQTDADVAELRSPFIVTQTNTRREGSGYLRQRHIFE; encoded by the coding sequence ATGCACGCAATGATCCAATCAGCACCATTAATTATTTCCGATAATGTTGAAAAAGAAATGACACCAGCCACCGCCGACCTCTGTAGCCTCATTCTAAAAAAAGGACGACCAACCAAAAATATTCCGTGGTGCCAGCAATATATCAATATTGGCGTGTTTTTTGATGGAACCGATAACAACCGATACCGAGACGAGCCGCTACAAAGTCATACCAACATCGTCAAGTTGTTTAATGCCCATAAAAGCGCGGATGGGCAAGGCTGGATGAATGCACCGGGACATTATCGTATTTATGTTCCCGGTTTGGGTACGCCCTTTCTGGAAAACGACGAATGGCGCGAAACAATGGAAGGAAAGGCGTTCGGCAAAGGTGGGCAAGCAAGGATTTTGTATGCATTACTGCAGGTATTTAACGCGGTGCACCAAGCATTTAACAATGATCGTCCAATGTTTTGGCCTAAAGACATCACTGCCAAACTCCAAAAATACACACGCGAAATTGACACCGGTGACCCATTACGCGACGCCCACGAACCACGCCCCGACCGGCGTAGTTGGTTTAAAGGGCTAAGCGACGAACTGGATATTGCATTGCGTCTCGCCCGCAAGGATCGTCCCTTACCAAAAATTCCAAAAATTAGCCTTTCGGTTTTCGGATTTTCACGTGGCGCGATGCAGGCTCGGGCATTTTGTTACTGGTTTAACGACTTGCTGGTGAAGGATGGCACCTTTGCAGGAATGCCTGCCAGTATCGAGTTTCTTGGACTATTTGATTGCGTGGCAAGTACCGGCATGTCGCAATCGGCGGCAGAAACTACCCCGGCGTTTTGGGCCGATGGGCATTGGGCGTGGGCAAATGAAACGTTGTCCCCACTGCCAGCATGCGTAGAACAAACTGTGCATTACAGCGCCGGGCATGAGCTACGACGCAATTTCCCGCTCACACGCGTGCAAGGAAAAAACGTCACCGAAGTAATCTATCCTGGTGTGCATGCCGATGTCGGCGGCGGTTACGCGCCGGGCGACCACGGACGTGGAATCAAAAATGGCAAAGGAGAACTGGATATGCTGCTGTCGCAGGTCCCGTTGGCGCATATGTATCTGGCTGCGAGTAAAGCGGGTGTGCCTTTAGTTAACTATTGCGTGATGGAGTCTGATCTCAAGGAAGACTATGCCATCAGCCCCAAACTTGCCATCGCCTGGAACGATTATATGGCGGCCGGAAAAACAGAATTTGAGGGCGATCCAGAGCGTAAGATCGTTCCCACGTTTCACAGTATCGTCCGTCAGCACATGCGGTTGTATTACAGTTTTCGACGGCTGCGATTGGAGGGGTTGACCAACTCTGTCGGTTACAACCGCGCCAACCAGCAAGAACAACACAATATGCAAAGCTATAACGCCTTACTAAAAGGCGATGTCAAACTGCTGACAAAACGCGCCCAATTAGCGGCCGATGAAAGGAATGGTCGAGATAGTTTTGGTCGCGATGTGCATGGTCGGCCCTCTCTCCGATTTGCTGCCGAAGATCATGGCGTGGCAAACGCCTGGCAACTGCGCCTGGCGCGTAGCGGGGTGCCCCCGGAATCAAATGAATTATGGGCCTTGGGAGAAATGACCAAAGCAGCGGTGCCGCAGAACGCACCCTTTTTAGTCCTGCTGGAAGAATACATCCATGATTCACTGGCGAATTTCTATTTGGCCGGTTACACCACCCTTGAAGAAAAATCAGAAGCTTTGCTCAAGATGGCAATCGCGTATCACGATTCAGGGAAAGCGCCATCGACGCCGTATAGAAGTCGTGTATGGCAAAACTATCAAAAGGGGATCAAGGACAATCCGCAACTGGATGCCATACTGCAAAGCCGTGTCGATACATTGGAAGCGGCGGATAACATGTCCAACTATCGGAATGGAGAAATTGATCCACAAACACGTCGTCCTTACGCTTACTACCGTGCGGACAAAATTCAAGCTAGGCAAAGTGCCAGACAACAGACTATTTTTTCGAAAGATGAGCAAGCCACGCTAGCGAGGTTTTATCCGCTGCAAACTGATGCCGACGTCGCTGAATTGCGCTCTCCCTTTATTGTGACTCAGACAAATACACGTCGTGAAGGAAGTGGCTATTTGCGACAGCGACATATCTTCGAATAG
- a CDS encoding DNA ligase translates to MSIDKKPRPFHLIKTRQLRRKIVMVLLCSIFLLLGITPQTGRTNERPPPSLMQANIYHPGVKLAEYWVSEKLDGVRGYWDGVALWTRGGNPIHAPAWFTSGWPKVPLDGELWAGRGLFTTAVSTVRQQIPNDIAWRQIRFMVFDLPAHSGTFDERIPVLQNLVTKIAKPWVEAVAQIKVADQQALQSMLQKNVNQGGEGLMLHRGNATYRGIRSDDLLKMKTHDDTEARVVGYLPGKGKHLGVMGALIVETPTGLRFRIGTGFTDAERRRPPPISSWVTYRYRGLHPGGVPRFASFMHIRDEMPPTELLQTIKQ, encoded by the coding sequence ATGTCTATAGACAAGAAGCCCCGACCATTTCACCTTATCAAAACCAGACAACTCCGCAGAAAAATCGTCATGGTCCTGCTTTGTAGTATTTTCTTGCTTCTTGGTATCACGCCACAAACCGGCCGAACAAACGAGCGTCCTCCACCGTCGCTCATGCAGGCAAATATTTATCATCCTGGCGTAAAACTGGCAGAGTATTGGGTCAGTGAAAAATTGGATGGCGTAAGGGGCTATTGGGATGGAGTGGCGTTATGGACCCGCGGTGGCAATCCGATTCATGCGCCTGCGTGGTTCACTTCTGGCTGGCCGAAGGTTCCGCTAGATGGTGAGTTATGGGCCGGTCGCGGACTATTCACGACAGCCGTTTCGACTGTGCGACAACAGATACCCAATGACATAGCGTGGCGTCAGATTCGTTTTATGGTATTTGATTTACCGGCGCATTCAGGAACGTTCGATGAACGTATTCCCGTGCTGCAAAATCTCGTCACCAAGATAGCAAAGCCATGGGTTGAAGCGGTAGCGCAAATCAAGGTCGCGGATCAACAAGCGCTACAAAGCATGCTCCAAAAAAATGTCAACCAAGGCGGCGAAGGCTTGATGCTACATCGAGGCAATGCAACCTATCGCGGCATACGTAGTGACGACCTGCTCAAAATGAAAACGCATGATGATACTGAAGCCAGAGTCGTCGGCTATCTTCCCGGAAAAGGAAAACATCTCGGCGTGATGGGTGCGCTGATAGTCGAAACACCAACAGGATTACGCTTTCGGATTGGGACGGGGTTCACGGACGCCGAGCGTCGCCGACCTCCGCCGATTAGTAGCTGGGTGACGTATCGCTATCGGGGATTACATCCAGGTGGCGTACCGCGCTTTGCGAGTTTTATGCACATACGCGATGAAATGCCACCAACTGAACTACTGCAAACGATCAAACAGTAA
- a CDS encoding LacI family DNA-binding transcriptional regulator: MRTEDSPLPTSDHPGSISSASISSVASHAGVSVATVSRVMNGQTGVRPQTRDKVMVAVEALGYRMNHLARNLRTAESRLLLTMVPDVGNPFYAEIVRGINHVARQHGYFVLLCDTGAEEEQERSYFDLLRTHRADGAICLDPDTIQHALANESVRLPWVACCEFDPTVAVPYVSIDNHRAASDAIRHLLQRGHQRIGLINSDARYLYARQREAGYIDTMHAAGLTPRPEWRKTVQSLDYAAGTVATLEMMAQSDAPTAIFAVSDTLAIGVLSALRQLGKRVPEDVAVIGFDDIAIAAQIDPGLTTIAQPMRALGETAALLLLHRLTAPTVPVSGVLLDHHLVLRGST, translated from the coding sequence ATGCGTACTGAAGATTCGCCTTTACCCACCTCCGATCACCCGGGTTCAATCTCGTCTGCATCAATCTCGTCTGTCGCCTCCCACGCAGGCGTATCAGTAGCGACTGTCTCGCGTGTCATGAATGGGCAAACCGGCGTACGCCCCCAAACCCGCGATAAAGTCATGGTTGCGGTTGAGGCGTTGGGATATCGGATGAATCATCTGGCGCGCAACTTGCGCACTGCCGAGAGTCGCTTGCTGTTAACCATGGTGCCTGACGTAGGCAATCCTTTTTACGCCGAGATTGTGCGCGGCATCAATCATGTTGCCCGTCAGCATGGTTACTTTGTCCTGCTATGCGACACCGGCGCAGAGGAAGAGCAAGAACGCTCGTATTTTGATTTGCTACGCACCCATCGTGCCGACGGTGCAATCTGCCTTGATCCCGACACCATTCAACACGCCTTAGCCAATGAGTCAGTGCGCCTGCCATGGGTCGCCTGTTGCGAGTTTGATCCTACAGTTGCCGTCCCTTATGTCAGCATCGATAATCATCGCGCTGCCAGCGATGCGATTCGCCATTTGCTTCAGCGTGGTCATCAGCGCATCGGCTTGATCAATTCTGACGCCCGTTATCTTTATGCGCGGCAACGCGAAGCCGGGTATATCGACACCATGCACGCTGCCGGTTTGACACCACGCCCGGAATGGCGCAAAACCGTTCAAAGCCTGGATTACGCCGCTGGAACCGTCGCCACGTTAGAAATGATGGCACAGTCGGATGCGCCGACAGCCATTTTTGCCGTCTCCGACACGTTGGCCATCGGCGTCTTGAGCGCCTTGCGTCAACTTGGCAAACGCGTGCCGGAAGACGTCGCGGTGATCGGCTTCGATGACATTGCGATTGCTGCGCAGATTGATCCTGGTCTGACGACGATTGCGCAGCCAATGCGCGCACTGGGTGAAACCGCCGCGCTGCTTTTATTGCACCGCTTGACCGCGCCAACGGTTCCTGTATCGGGCGTTCTGCTTGACCATCATCTAGTTCTCAGAGGGAGCACGTAA
- a CDS encoding sugar ABC transporter ATP-binding protein: MSVTVSFQHICKDFGPVRVLHDVSFDLAPGRVYGLLGENGAGKSTLMKILAGYETTSDGQLVIDGQPQRFTSSRAAEASGIVLIHQEFNLAEHLTVAQNIFLGHEKHKGWLLDDVAMREDAARYLKQVGLNVSPDTKVRHLIVAEKQLVEIAKALARKARFLIMDEPTATLTSSETQRLFALMAQLNNDGVTILYISHKLDEVERITDEVIVMRDGRFITREPTATLTRQQMANLMVGRDLSDMFPLKSRHATDAAVLLQVDGLCVPGWSKELSFEVRAGEILGFAGLVGAGRTESFEALLGLRPRSAGKITLSGKPVNLRNPRQAMQHGVTYLSEDRKGKGLHVNLGLRENLTMMTVERYAHPWLDINAEKKALDQAANVFNIRTGDLDSKARMLSGGNQQKLALAKILHPDPRVIILDEPTRGVDVGAKRDIYFLIHQLAAEGRAVIVISSELIELIGLCHRVAVMRSGTLQTTLDSEHLTEEELIAHATGTH, from the coding sequence ATGAGTGTCACCGTCAGCTTCCAACATATCTGCAAAGATTTCGGACCGGTACGCGTATTGCACGACGTCAGCTTCGATTTGGCGCCCGGTCGGGTCTACGGTTTATTGGGCGAAAATGGTGCCGGAAAATCAACCTTAATGAAAATTTTGGCGGGTTACGAGACCACCAGCGATGGACAACTGGTCATTGACGGCCAGCCGCAACGCTTCACCAGTTCGCGCGCAGCCGAAGCCAGCGGCATTGTGTTGATCCATCAGGAATTTAATCTGGCCGAACATTTGACGGTCGCGCAAAATATATTTCTGGGTCATGAAAAACACAAAGGCTGGCTACTTGACGATGTCGCGATGCGCGAAGACGCTGCGCGTTACCTCAAACAGGTTGGTCTGAACGTCAGCCCAGATACCAAAGTACGCCACTTAATCGTAGCAGAGAAACAGCTGGTGGAAATCGCCAAAGCACTCGCACGCAAAGCACGCTTCCTGATTATGGACGAACCGACCGCAACGCTGACCTCATCTGAAACGCAGCGATTATTTGCGCTTATGGCGCAACTCAATAACGATGGCGTCACCATTCTTTATATTTCACACAAGCTTGATGAAGTCGAACGCATCACCGATGAAGTAATCGTTATGCGCGATGGTCGCTTTATTACACGCGAACCAACAGCAACTTTGACTCGGCAACAGATGGCCAATTTAATGGTTGGCCGCGATCTGTCAGATATGTTTCCTCTAAAATCGCGCCACGCCACCGACGCCGCAGTTTTATTGCAAGTAGATGGTTTATGCGTACCTGGTTGGTCAAAAGAACTCTCCTTTGAAGTACGCGCTGGTGAAATTTTAGGTTTTGCCGGACTGGTTGGCGCGGGCCGCACAGAGTCGTTCGAGGCCTTGCTTGGCTTGCGCCCCCGCAGCGCTGGAAAAATTACTTTGAGCGGCAAGCCGGTCAATCTGCGTAATCCTCGTCAGGCGATGCAACATGGCGTGACCTATCTCAGCGAGGACCGTAAAGGTAAAGGATTGCACGTCAATCTTGGGCTACGCGAGAACCTGACTATGATGACGGTGGAGCGCTATGCTCACCCATGGCTCGACATCAACGCCGAGAAAAAGGCGCTGGATCAAGCAGCCAATGTCTTCAATATTCGCACCGGCGATCTCGATAGTAAAGCACGCATGCTGTCAGGTGGAAACCAGCAAAAGTTAGCGCTTGCCAAAATTTTGCATCCTGATCCACGCGTCATCATTCTTGATGAACCAACCCGAGGGGTCGATGTAGGTGCCAAGCGCGATATCTATTTTTTAATTCATCAGTTAGCAGCGGAAGGACGCGCAGTCATTGTGATTTCGTCCGAGTTGATCGAACTGATTGGTCTTTGTCATCGCGTCGCGGTGATGCGTTCCGGCACATTACAAACAACGCTCGACAGCGAGCATTTGACTGAAGAGGAGTTGATTGCTCATGCAACCGGCACACACTGA
- a CDS encoding ABC transporter permease, producing the protein MQPAHTESPVEAQNESHNKAHNKPAAASAIIGRIKNIGPLIGLIALCIVGTLLNHDFATVDNMMNVLTRTAFIGIIAVGMTFVIISGGIDLSVGSMAGLIAGSMIYFMNMLMHGVGGMHLNPTTIVVLGIVLALVLGSVFGLIHGLLITKGKIEPFIVTLGTLGIFRAFLTYLADGGALTLDNQLSDLYSPVYYKNLLGVPIPIWIFLLVAIGGAVILNRTTFGRHVQAIGSNEQVSRYAAVRVDMVKISTYIFLGLCVGVATILYVPRLGSASPTTGLLWELEAIAAVVVGGTALKGGEGRIVGTVIGAILLSVISNILNLTSIISVYLNAAVQGIVIIAVAFLQGSRR; encoded by the coding sequence ATGCAACCGGCACACACTGAATCCCCCGTTGAGGCGCAGAATGAGTCGCACAATAAAGCGCACAACAAGCCAGCCGCCGCTTCTGCCATCATCGGTCGCATTAAAAATATTGGCCCATTGATTGGCCTGATCGCTTTATGTATTGTCGGCACGCTGCTTAATCATGACTTTGCCACTGTCGATAATATGATGAACGTGCTGACCCGCACCGCCTTTATTGGCATTATCGCGGTTGGCATGACTTTCGTGATCATATCGGGTGGAATCGATTTGTCGGTCGGTTCCATGGCGGGCTTGATTGCTGGCAGCATGATCTACTTTATGAACATGCTGATGCATGGTGTAGGCGGTATGCACTTGAATCCCACTACTATTGTTGTTTTAGGTATTGTATTGGCGCTGGTGCTTGGCTCTGTGTTCGGACTCATACACGGCTTGCTCATCACCAAGGGGAAAATTGAACCGTTTATTGTGACCCTTGGCACGCTCGGCATCTTCCGGGCATTTCTGACTTATCTAGCCGATGGTGGCGCGCTGACGCTCGACAATCAATTGTCGGATCTATACAGCCCTGTGTATTACAAAAACTTGTTGGGCGTGCCAATTCCCATATGGATATTTCTTCTAGTTGCGATTGGCGGCGCTGTCATTCTCAATCGCACCACCTTCGGACGGCACGTTCAAGCGATTGGATCGAACGAGCAGGTGTCACGGTATGCGGCGGTACGGGTGGATATGGTGAAGATATCGACCTATATTTTTCTCGGACTTTGTGTTGGAGTCGCCACCATTTTATACGTCCCACGTCTGGGATCGGCCTCACCGACAACCGGCCTGCTGTGGGAGTTGGAAGCGATTGCCGCAGTGGTTGTCGGCGGCACAGCGCTTAAAGGTGGCGAGGGACGCATAGTTGGTACAGTTATCGGTGCGATTTTGCTCTCCGTTATCAGTAATATTCTCAACCTGACCAGCATCATTAGCGTCTATCTCAACGCAGCGGTCCAGGGCATCGTCATCATCGCGGTGGCTTTTCTACAGGGCAGTCGAAGATGA
- a CDS encoding substrate-binding domain-containing protein: MKRITKILGAGLLALNALSAASAFAAEKVVLGVAIPTATHSFTAGIVWWANEAKAELEKAHPGLKVIVKTAATAPEQANQLQDMLTVNKINTLVIFPIESASLTQPVAQVKKKGVYVTVVDRGLTTNDAQDAYVSGDNTAFGKLPAEYMAKRLNGKGNIVVFRGMPTTLDNTRFDAFNAVMKDHPGIKILDAKYGNWNRDDAFKVMQDYLTRFKQIDAVWAADDDMAIGVQKAIEQAKRTDIKDVFGGAGAKGAVKKIMDGSDPLIMADVSYSPKFIYDAIKMTAEARLKGEKLPANTIIPSVLITKENAKQFYFPNSPF, from the coding sequence ATGAAACGTATCACCAAAATACTGGGCGCAGGGTTGTTAGCACTGAATGCATTGTCGGCGGCATCCGCATTTGCAGCAGAAAAAGTTGTATTAGGCGTAGCGATTCCCACGGCGACCCATAGCTTTACCGCCGGTATTGTCTGGTGGGCGAATGAAGCCAAGGCAGAATTGGAGAAAGCGCATCCCGGTTTGAAGGTCATCGTCAAAACGGCCGCCACCGCGCCGGAACAAGCCAATCAGCTTCAAGATATGCTGACCGTCAACAAGATCAACACGCTGGTTATTTTTCCCATTGAGTCGGCCTCACTCACGCAACCCGTGGCGCAGGTAAAAAAGAAAGGTGTCTACGTTACCGTCGTGGATCGCGGCCTCACCACGAACGATGCACAAGATGCGTACGTATCGGGCGACAATACCGCTTTCGGTAAATTGCCAGCCGAATACATGGCTAAACGTTTGAACGGCAAAGGCAATATCGTCGTTTTTCGCGGTATGCCAACCACGCTCGACAACACGCGTTTTGATGCATTTAACGCTGTGATGAAAGATCACCCCGGCATCAAGATCCTGGATGCAAAATATGGCAACTGGAACCGAGATGATGCGTTCAAAGTCATGCAAGATTACCTGACCCGCTTTAAACAAATCGATGCAGTCTGGGCGGCGGACGACGATATGGCGATCGGTGTACAGAAAGCAATCGAGCAAGCCAAGCGCACGGATATCAAAGATGTATTTGGCGGCGCTGGTGCAAAAGGCGCTGTGAAGAAAATCATGGATGGCTCTGATCCCCTGATTATGGCGGACGTTTCGTACTCACCTAAGTTCATCTATGATGCGATTAAAATGACCGCCGAAGCACGTTTGAAAGGTGAAAAGTTACCAGCGAACACCATCATTCCCTCGGTATTGATCACGAAGGAAAACGCCAAACAATTCTACTTTCCCAATTCACCGTTCTGA
- a CDS encoding sugar phosphate isomerase/epimerase family protein: protein MKTIKGPAIFLAQFMGDKAPFDTLSHLAAWAAGLGYKGIQLPTDPRLFDLTLGAKSQTYCDDITGLLAQHGLTITELSTHLQGQLVAVHPAYDPLFDNFAAPHVRGNPAARTAWAIEQLTLAATSSQRLGLSAHVTFSGALAWPYLYPWPQRPAGLVETAFAELARRWRPILDAFDAAGVDLCYELHPGEDLHDGVSFERFLDAVDQHPRASILYDPSHFLLQQLDYLAFIDIYHDRIKAFHVKDAEFRPNGKQGVYGGFSSWQDRAGRFRSLGDGQIDFNAIFSKMAQYDFPGWAVLEWECCLKHPEDGAAEGAEFIRRHIIHVADRAFDDFAGGAVKQDQINQLLGLVR, encoded by the coding sequence ATGAAAACGATCAAAGGGCCAGCCATTTTTCTCGCCCAGTTCATGGGTGACAAAGCACCATTCGATACACTTTCCCATCTGGCTGCATGGGCCGCCGGTCTGGGATATAAAGGTATTCAGTTGCCAACCGACCCGCGCCTGTTTGACCTGACGCTAGGCGCGAAGAGTCAAACCTACTGTGATGACATCACAGGATTACTGGCGCAACATGGATTAACGATTACCGAATTATCGACCCATTTACAAGGCCAGCTCGTCGCAGTGCATCCGGCTTACGATCCTTTATTCGACAACTTTGCAGCGCCGCATGTGCGCGGCAATCCCGCGGCGCGGACTGCATGGGCCATCGAACAGTTAACACTCGCAGCAACGTCATCTCAACGTCTCGGCTTAAGCGCCCATGTGACTTTTTCAGGGGCACTGGCGTGGCCTTATTTATATCCATGGCCGCAGCGTCCAGCGGGTCTGGTGGAAACAGCATTTGCTGAGTTGGCTCGGCGTTGGCGTCCTATTCTGGATGCGTTCGATGCCGCTGGTGTTGACCTTTGCTACGAGTTACATCCCGGTGAGGATCTCCATGATGGCGTCAGTTTTGAACGTTTTCTTGATGCAGTTGACCAGCATCCTCGAGCCAGCATTTTGTATGATCCCAGCCATTTTCTGTTGCAACAACTCGATTACCTTGCTTTCATCGATATCTATCACGACCGGATTAAGGCTTTCCATGTCAAGGATGCAGAATTTCGTCCAAATGGTAAACAAGGCGTGTACGGTGGCTTTTCGTCCTGGCAAGATCGTGCCGGACGTTTTCGCTCACTCGGTGACGGGCAAATTGATTTCAACGCAATCTTCTCTAAAATGGCGCAATATGATTTTCCTGGTTGGGCGGTGTTGGAGTGGGAATGCTGCTTAAAGCATCCCGAGGACGGCGCAGCAGAAGGAGCGGAATTTATTCGACGTCATATTATTCATGTGGCAGACCGCGCTTTCGATGATTTCGCGGGTGGCGCAGTCAAACAGGATCAAATCAATCAATTGCTTGGGCTAGTACGCTAG